The genome window CAAGGCCGGGCACCTCACCTACATCGGGGACGCCGAGATCGGCGAGGAGGTAAACATCGGCGCGGGGACGATCACCTGCAATTACGACGGGAAGAGAAAGCATCGCACAGTGATCGGTGATCGGGCGTTCATCGGGAGCAATACCGCCCTCGTCGCGCCGGTGGAGATCGGGGAGGATGCGATCATCGGTGCCGGTTCGACGATCACCGCGGACGTCCCCCCGCGGACCCTCGGGCTCGGCCGCGCCCGCCAGGTGATAAAGGAGCGTAAAGATTGATCGGGAGGGAGCTGAAACTTCTGGCCGGCAACGCCAACCGCCCCCTCGCTGAGGAGGTCTCCGCCGCGCTCGGGATCGAGCTCTGTCAGGCGACGGTGGGACGGTTCTCCGACGGAGAGGTGCGGGTGAAGATCGACGAGACGGTGCGGGGAGCGGACGTGTTCGTGATCCAGCCGACCTCCCCCCCGGTGAACGACAACCTGATGGAGCTTCTCATCATGGTCGACGCCCTGCGCCGCGCCTCGGTGCGGCAGGTGGTAGCGGTGATCCCGTACTACGGCTACGCCCGTCAGGATCGGAAGCACATCGGGCGCGTCCCGATCTCCGCCCGCCTCGTGGCGAACCTGCTCGAGACGGCTGGAGTCGACCGCGTCCTCACCATGGAGCTCCATGTCGGACAGATCCAGGGGTTCTTCAACATCCCGGTGGACAACCTGCGCACCGACCCGGTATTCGCCGATTACATCAGGGATACCGAACCTGATCTTTCCGATATGATCGTCGTTTCCCCCGATGTGGGCGGGCTCGGCCGCGCCCGCCGCCTCGCCGAACAGCTCCGCCTCCCCCTCGCCGTGCTGGAGAAGCGACGTAACGCTGATGGGATTGGAATAAAGGAGATCAGGGTGATCGGTGAGGTCAGAGGAAAGCGGGCGATCCTCATCGACGACATCGTCTCCACCGGCGGGACATTGGCTCACGCCGCCCAGGTCCTGATCGACCATGGGACGGTGGAGGTGTGCGCGTGCTGCACCCACGGGGTCTTCGCCGGGGACGCGATCCAAACCCTGAAGAATTCCCCCTTGAAAAAGGTGATCGTCACCAATACCATTTCCCACGGCCAAGCGGAGAAGGAAGAATTTATCGAGTACATTCCGGTGGGAGAGCACCTGGCCAAGACGATCCGCAGGATCTTCGAGAACAAATCGGTGAGCCACCTCTTCCCGCTTCATTGATCAGAGGAGTGAAGATGTTGACGTTGAATGCAAAACTGAGGACGGAAGGTAAGGCGAACGCCCTGCGCCGCCAGGGGTATGTTCCGGCGGTGATCTACGGCCCGACGATCGATTCCACCCCGATCATCGTCGGTCAGAAGGAACTGCGCGCCCTGTTTTCCCGGATCACCCGCAGCTCGCGGATCGAGCTTTCCGTGAGCGACCACGAGAAGGGAAAGAAACTGGACGTGTTCGTGAAGGCGATCCAATACAACCCGATCACCGACGAGCCGATCCACGTCGACTTCTACCATCCGGACGTCGGGCACCCGCTCCGGCTGCACGTCCCGATCCGGATCGTGGGAGAGGCACCCGGGGTTAAAGCCGGCGGGGTCCTGAACGTCCTGTTCGACACCGTCCGTGTGCACGGGCTCCCCAAGGATATCCCGTCCATCATCGAGCTCGATGTGAGCAACCTCGAGATGGGGGAGGCGATCCGGGTGCGCGATGTCGATTTCGGGAACGTGGAGCCGCTCCTCCCTCCGGAGCGGGCCCTCGTCACCGTCGTCGCCCCGCGCGGGCTGGAGGAGGCGGCGATCGGCGGGCCGATCGAGGAAGGCGGAGAGGCTGCGGCCGAAGCTGAGGAGGAGGCCCCTGAAGCTTCGCAGGAAGGGGAATCCGAATAAGGCGGTCGTCGGCCTGGGGAACCCCGGTCCGGAGTACGCCCTCACTCGGCACAACGTCGGATTTCAGGTGATCGACCTCTACCGGCGGGAGCACATCCCCCGCCGGAAGGGGAGGATCACCTGTTCTTCCGTGATCTACCGGCACGAAGACCTCCTGTTGGTCAAGCCGCTCACCTACATGAACGAAAGCGGCAAGGCGGTGCGGGCCGTGATCGATCGGTTCCGCTTGCACCCGGCCGATATCCTCATCATCTACGACGACCTCGACCTCCCCCTCGGACGGATGCGAATCCTCCCCAAGGGAGGGCCGGGGACCCACAAGGGGATGCGCTCCGTGCTCGATGCGCTCGGGACGGAAGACGTCCCGCGGCTGCGGATAGGAATCGGGGTCGATGATCGGCCCGGAGACCTCGTCGATTTCGTCCTCTCCCGGTTTTCCGAACAGGAATGGCGGACGATCGTCCCGATCCTGCAGCGGGCGGCGGAGGCGATCGAGGTGTTTCGGGGGGAGACGATCGATGCGGTCATGAACCGGTTCAACCGCCGGAATCCGGATGTTGCACCGCCGTCCCCGTGAGCTATACTTTGATTCGAACTGAAAGCTAGGAGGATAAATGTACGACCGATTCTCGCGCGAGTCGATGGAGATCATCGCGCTTTCTCAGGAGGAAGCGGAGAGCTGGCGCCACAGCTACGTCGGCACCGAGCACCTGCTCCTCGCGTTCCTCAAGGTGAAGGGGAGCGACGTCTACCGGTTCCTGACCACCCATGGAATCACCTACGCCAAAGTCGCCTCGATCCTGGAGGAGGAAAAGGGGCACGGGGAGGTGCGTCTCTCCGCCGACGATCTCGAGCCGACTCCGCGCCTGAAGCGGGTGATGAAGATCAGTTTTGAGGAGGCACGGCGCGCCGGGCAGACCACGATCCGCCCCGAGCATCTGCTGATGGGGATGCTGCGCGAGGGGGAAGGAACGGGAGCGGCGATCCTCAATCACCTCGGGATCGACCTGAACAAGACGCGTGCCTACTTCCTCCCCTCGGCCGGGATCGGGATGGCGATCCGCTCCTCCCGTCGCCAGCAGAAGAAGGGGGATCTGTCCGAGTTCGGGCGCAACTTGATCGAGGAGGCGGAGGCCGGGCGCCTCGACCCGGTGATCGGACGCGAGGAGGAGATGGAGCGGATCATCCAGACCCTGGTCCGCCGCAAGAAGAACAACCCGGCCCTGATCGGGGAGTCCGGGGTGGGGAAGACCGCGATCGTTGAAGGGTTGGCACAGAAGATCGTGGCCGGTGACGTGCCGGCGCTGCTGCGCTCCAAGGAGATCATCGAGCTCAACATGGCGTCGATCGTCGCCGGGACGAAGTACCGCGGCGAGTTCGAGCAGCGCTTGAAGAACCTGATCGATCAGGTGATGGCGTCGGACAACATCATCCTGTTCATCGACGAGCTGCAGACGGTCGTTGGTGCCGGCGGGGCAGAGGGGGCGATCGACGCCTCCTCGATCCTCAAGCCGCCGCTCGCCTCCGGGGCGATCCAGTGCATCGGGACGGCCACCCCGGACGAGTACAGAAAGTCGATCGAAAAGGATCCGGCCCTGAAGCGGCGATTCAAGACGATCATGATCGAGGAGCCGAGCGTGGAGGACACGGTAAAGATCTTAAAGGGCCTGCGTCCCCACTACGAGAAGCACCACGGGGTGAAGATCACCGACGATGCCCTGTACCAGGCGGCGCGGCTCTCCGACCGCTACGTCACCGACCAGTTCCTCCCGGACAAGGCGATCGACCTGATCGACGAGACCGCGGCGCGGATCAAGCTCAGAAGCTCGCGCGTCCCGGATGCGGTCCGTGAGCTGGTGGAGGAGCTGGAGGAGCTCGAGGCGCAGGAGCGGGAGGCGGTCGCTGCCCAGAATTATGAACAGGCGGCGCGGCTGCGTGACCGACGTGAGGCCCTCGCTCAGGAGATCGAGCGCAAGAGCAAGAACTCCTACCAGGCCGACGACCTCATCGTGACCGGGAAGGATATCGCGCAGATGGTGTCGATGTGGACCGGAGTCCCGATCGGGCACGTGCAGGAGGAGGACACGACGCGGCTGGTGCACATGGAGGAGAAGATCCACGAGCGCCTGATCGGCCAGGAGGAGGCGGTGAAGGCCGTCTCCCGCTCGATCCGCCGTGCCTACGCCGGGGTGAAGAACCCGCGCCGGCCGGTCGGGGTGTTCATGTTCCTCGGCCCGACCGGGGTGGGAAAGACCGAGCTCTCCAAGACCCTGGCCGAGTTCCTGTTCGGGGATGAGGACGCGCTGATCCGGGTCGACATGTCGGAGTACATGGAGCGGTTCTCCGTCTCCCGCCTCGTCGGCGCCCCGCCGGGGTACGTCGGCTACGAGGAAGCAGGCGAGCTGACCGAGAAGGTGCGGCACCGCCCGTACTCCGTCGTCCTGTTCGACGAGATCGAGAAGGCCCATCCGGACGTGTTCAACATCCTCCTTCAGGTGATGGAGGACGGGATCCTCACCGATTCCCAGGGGCGGCGCGTCGACTTCCGCAACACGGTCCTCATCATGACCTCGAACGTGGGGAGCGAGATGATCACCGACCGTGGCACCCTCGGGTTCAGCGACCAGGAGATCGACTCCGAGGAGTCGTACGAGGACATGAAGGACCGGGTGATCGGGGAGGTGCGGAAGAAGTTCCGGCCGGAGTTCCTCAACCGGCTCGACGATATCATCGTCTTCCACCAGCTCACCCGCGACCAGGTCAAGGAGATCGCTGATCTGATGCTGAGCGAGTTGAAGGACCGGCTGTACGAGGAGCACCAGATCACCCTCACCCTCGACGAGTCGGCGACCGAGCTTCTGATCGAGAAGGGATACGACGCCAAGTACGGGGCGCGCCCGATGCGCCGGACGATCGAGCGGCTGATCGAAAACCCGATCTCCGAGTTGATCCTGGAGCGGAAGTTCGAACCGGGCTCCACTGTGGTCGCATCGGCGGACGGCGAGGAGATCAGGTTCACCAAGGGCAAGTAGTCATGGCATTCCGCTGCACGAGCTGCGGGTACCGGTCGGTGAAGTGGCTCGGCCGGTGCCCGAACTGCGGCGAGTGGGACACGTTCGTCGAGGAGAAGGAAGAGGCGGAGGCCGGCGAACCAGGGACGTGGATCGGGGAGGCGCTCCGGCCGATCACCGAGATCGACCTCACCGAGGCGAAGCGCCTGTCCACCGGGATCGGGGAGGTCGATCGGATCCTCGGTGGAGGGATCATCCCGGGCGCAGTGATCCTGTTCGGGGGTGAGCCCGGGATCGGGAAGTCGACGCTCCTCCTCCAGATTGCGAACAACATCGCCGCTGAGTACGGACCCGTCCTCTACGTCTCCGGGGAGGAGTCGGCCACCCAGCTGAAGCTGCGGGCGAGTCGGCTCTCCGTCGACAACCCGCAGCTGTTCGTCCTCGCCGAGCAGACCCTGTCCCGCATCGCCCGCGCGGTGGATGAGATCTCGCCCCATGTCCTGATCGTCGATTCGATCCAGACGACCCTGTCCGAGGCCGCGCCGGGGGAGGCGGGGAGCGTCCGCCAGCTGCGCGAGGTGAGCGCGGCACTGACGCGGCTCACCAAGGCACGGGGGATGGGAACGTTCCTCGTCGGGCACATCACCAAGGAGGGCGGATTCGCCGGACCGAAGACGGTCGAGCACCTGGTCGACGTTGCTGTGTACCTCGAGGGGAGCCGGGGCGAGGAGATGCGCATCCTGCGCTCGGTGAAGAACCGGTTCGGGGGGACGAACGAGGTGGCGGTGTTCCAGATGGGGCCGAGGGGATTGCACGAGATCACCGATCCGTCCCGGTTCTTCCTCTCCCAGGACGAGCGGGAGAACCCGCGTCCGGGGACGGCGATCGTCCCGATCCTCGAGGGGACGCGCCCGATCCTGGTGGAGCTGGAAGCCCTCGTCGCCCCGACCGGGGGGTACGGTGCGCCGCAGCGGCGGACGACCGGTCTCGACTACAACCGCATTCTCCTCCTCCTCGCCGTGATCGAGAAGCGCCTCGGCATCCACACCGGTGGGGCGGACGTCTACCTCTCACTCGCCGGCGGGCTGGAGACGCGGGAGCGGGCGGTCGACCTCGGGGCGATCGCCGCGGTCGTCTCCAGCCTGCGCAACCGCGCTATCCCCAAGGGGCATGTCCTCATCGGCGAGGTCGGGCTGACCGGGGAGGTGCGCGGGGTGCGCCGACTGCGGGAGCGGGTGAACGAGGCGGAGAAGCTCGGCTACACCCACGCCGTCGTCCCGACGGGAAAGCTTCCCAAGACGAAGATCGAGCTCGTACCGGTGCGGACGGTGGAAGAGGCGATGGAAGCACTGATGCTCACGTAGCGAAAGGAGGAGACGTGGAAGACAAACGGCTCGAGAGGTTGAACAAGGCGGCGCAGGTGATGAAGGAAAGGCTTTCTCCGATCCCGGGCGTGGCGGTGATCCTCGGCTCGGGGATGTCGGAGGCGTTCGGGGTCCCGGATGGAGGGGTGAGGATCCCGTGGCAGGAGATCCCGGGGTTCCCGCTTCCCACCGTGGCCGGTCACGCCGGCGAGTTCTGGGCGGGGAAGATCGAAGGAAAGGAGGTCCTGATCCAGCGGGGCAGGATCCACTTCTACGAGGGCTACCCGATGGAAGACGTTGTCTTCTCCACCCGCCTGTTCGGGCTCC of Candidatus Bipolaricaulota bacterium contains these proteins:
- the glmU gene encoding bifunctional UDP-N-acetylglucosamine diphosphorylase/glucosamine-1-phosphate N-acetyltransferase GlmU (forms a homotrimer; catalyzes the acetylation of glucosamine-1-phosphate and uridylation of N-acetylglucosamine-1-phosphate to produce UDP-GlcNAc; function in cell wall synthesis); its protein translation is KVGMDTVIHPGTHLRGGTSIGEDCEIGPDAWIDGSRVEAGSRVRYSVLEGARVREGCDIGPYAHLRPGADVGPNVRIGNFVEVKAARVKRGTKAGHLTYIGDAEIGEEVNIGAGTITCNYDGKRKHRTVIGDRAFIGSNTALVAPVEIGEDAIIGAGSTITADVPPRTLGLGRARQVIKERKD
- a CDS encoding ribose-phosphate pyrophosphokinase; translated protein: MIGRELKLLAGNANRPLAEEVSAALGIELCQATVGRFSDGEVRVKIDETVRGADVFVIQPTSPPVNDNLMELLIMVDALRRASVRQVVAVIPYYGYARQDRKHIGRVPISARLVANLLETAGVDRVLTMELHVGQIQGFFNIPVDNLRTDPVFADYIRDTEPDLSDMIVVSPDVGGLGRARRLAEQLRLPLAVLEKRRNADGIGIKEIRVIGEVRGKRAILIDDIVSTGGTLAHAAQVLIDHGTVEVCACCTHGVFAGDAIQTLKNSPLKKVIVTNTISHGQAEKEEFIEYIPVGEHLAKTIRRIFENKSVSHLFPLH
- a CDS encoding aminoacyl-tRNA hydrolase — encoded protein: MSISGTWSRSSLRSGPSSPSSPRAGWRRRRSAGRSRKAERLRPKLRRRPLKLRRKGNPNKAVVGLGNPGPEYALTRHNVGFQVIDLYRREHIPRRKGRITCSSVIYRHEDLLLVKPLTYMNESGKAVRAVIDRFRLHPADILIIYDDLDLPLGRMRILPKGGPGTHKGMRSVLDALGTEDVPRLRIGIGVDDRPGDLVDFVLSRFSEQEWRTIVPILQRAAEAIEVFRGETIDAVMNRFNRRNPDVAPPSP
- a CDS encoding ATP-dependent Clp protease ATP-binding subunit, whose protein sequence is MYDRFSRESMEIIALSQEEAESWRHSYVGTEHLLLAFLKVKGSDVYRFLTTHGITYAKVASILEEEKGHGEVRLSADDLEPTPRLKRVMKISFEEARRAGQTTIRPEHLLMGMLREGEGTGAAILNHLGIDLNKTRAYFLPSAGIGMAIRSSRRQQKKGDLSEFGRNLIEEAEAGRLDPVIGREEEMERIIQTLVRRKKNNPALIGESGVGKTAIVEGLAQKIVAGDVPALLRSKEIIELNMASIVAGTKYRGEFEQRLKNLIDQVMASDNIILFIDELQTVVGAGGAEGAIDASSILKPPLASGAIQCIGTATPDEYRKSIEKDPALKRRFKTIMIEEPSVEDTVKILKGLRPHYEKHHGVKITDDALYQAARLSDRYVTDQFLPDKAIDLIDETAARIKLRSSRVPDAVRELVEELEELEAQEREAVAAQNYEQAARLRDRREALAQEIERKSKNSYQADDLIVTGKDIAQMVSMWTGVPIGHVQEEDTTRLVHMEEKIHERLIGQEEAVKAVSRSIRRAYAGVKNPRRPVGVFMFLGPTGVGKTELSKTLAEFLFGDEDALIRVDMSEYMERFSVSRLVGAPPGYVGYEEAGELTEKVRHRPYSVVLFDEIEKAHPDVFNILLQVMEDGILTDSQGRRVDFRNTVLIMTSNVGSEMITDRGTLGFSDQEIDSEESYEDMKDRVIGEVRKKFRPEFLNRLDDIIVFHQLTRDQVKEIADLMLSELKDRLYEEHQITLTLDESATELLIEKGYDAKYGARPMRRTIERLIENPISELILERKFEPGSTVVASADGEEIRFTKGK
- the radA gene encoding DNA repair protein RadA, with the protein product MAFRCTSCGYRSVKWLGRCPNCGEWDTFVEEKEEAEAGEPGTWIGEALRPITEIDLTEAKRLSTGIGEVDRILGGGIIPGAVILFGGEPGIGKSTLLLQIANNIAAEYGPVLYVSGEESATQLKLRASRLSVDNPQLFVLAEQTLSRIARAVDEISPHVLIVDSIQTTLSEAAPGEAGSVRQLREVSAALTRLTKARGMGTFLVGHITKEGGFAGPKTVEHLVDVAVYLEGSRGEEMRILRSVKNRFGGTNEVAVFQMGPRGLHEITDPSRFFLSQDERENPRPGTAIVPILEGTRPILVELEALVAPTGGYGAPQRRTTGLDYNRILLLLAVIEKRLGIHTGGADVYLSLAGGLETRERAVDLGAIAAVVSSLRNRAIPKGHVLIGEVGLTGEVRGVRRLRERVNEAEKLGYTHAVVPTGKLPKTKIELVPVRTVEEAMEALMLT